The genome window ATCTTTTCCTGCACAAAGGGCCAAGTATAATCTGGGCACCCCTTTAGTAGGCTAAATTAGaataaaatacttaaatattGAGAAACATCAACGTATTTATAACTAATGCCATATATGACCAATTATAGTATTAACAGGCGTATATATTTTACtatagtatttcacctaaatttgAGCACTGTTCAAGTGACCCATTTTGCTAGATTTTGATGGATTCATCAACTTATAGGGCCAACATTTGTGAAGCtggattaatttcttgtcagaaaaactttagtGTTGGCTTCAAGAGTATCGTTTGAAAGCCTTCCTGTACTTCTCAAAGTGCATGTTTACAGATGAAATACAGAATGCCCCAAAGCTAGGGTGTGTGAACAAATGATGCCTGTGCTACAGATGTTAACCTCTGTTGTTTTATCCACAGATGCAAGTTGTTTATCGCCAAAAAATTTATAGCTCAGGGGAAGGGTGGCAGCAAAGAGGCAGCTTGGGTAGACTGCTCCAACTCAGCCCTGgagaaactgaagaaaacaaagtcTTACATAAAGGTGCAGTGATAGTGTATTACTTTTCAGCAtttatattatgtatacatatatcagtgAACTCTGTAGAGACCAACAAGTGGTATCAAGTACTTACaatgttatatatgttgtaAGTACTTAAAATGTTGTGTATGTTGTAAGTacttacaatgttgtatatgttGTAAGTACTTACAGTGTTGTATATGTTGTAAGTATGTACAATGTTGTATTTGTTGTAAGTACTTACAATGTTGTGTATGTTGTAAGTacttacaatgttgtatatgttGTAAGTACTTACAATGTTGTGAATGTTGTAAGTACttacaatattatatatgttgtaAGTACTTACAGAGTTGTATATGTTGTAAGTacttacaatgttgtatatgttGTAAGTGCTTACAGAGTTGTATATGTTGTAAGTacttacaatgttgtatatgttgtaagtacttacaatgttgtatatgttgtaagtacttacaatgttgtatatgttGTAAGTGCTTACAGTgttgtatatgttgtatataaaATTCTTTAGcctcttatgtacatgtaccctaattcctcaaccttttcgcatataaaagaacaactttaactgcaatttattctcatttataatttgattttggagacaaaactacattggttggattggccattttcagggcttcaaaaaaaagtataattttatcttaaaaacatgcaaaatgtttgaagaattacagcagtcATACTCCCTAAAGCGCATGTGCTGCTCTCtacattcactttacatcactgcgcACCACTAACAaaaattgtacagaaatcttgtaCGCCGTGGTCACTTGGGTGTTAGTGATattagaaaacacaaaaacccTCTGAATCtttgattctaaccaacacctgacacaatttttattgatgaatgctggtTAAATAGTTCTGCGTGAGGATACCAGTGGTGAGGCTCAGCCCAACAAGCCTAGATGTACATAATGTCACACAGGCTccaaggtcaagcttgtctagtggtggcagtgatgtaaagcgagcttAGAGAGTGGCGcttgtgctgtaaggagtacggTATCTAAACCATGAGAGGACACTTTGTTTTGTTGGATGTTAAAGTAAGACAAACCAGCACAATATCATGGCTGTGTTTGAACAGTTAAATGCTAACTCAGCCCCAGAGTGCatagagaagattagcatgcaGTTGtgatgagttcaagtcctgcccatgctggctttcttttcAGCtttatatgggaaggtctgtcaacaacctacggatggttgtgggtttcctcccaccataatgctggccactgttgtctaagtgaaatattcttgagaacggtgtaaaacacaaatcaatcaaatctcTGATCAAATTTTGTAAGTGTATCTACCGATGTTTGCAACAACAACTTTGTGAAAAATCATGTATTGTAATGAAGCATGTTATAATGATGAagatacgtgggaaggtctggcagcaaccttcggatggtctggcagcaacctgcggatggtcgtgggtttccccccaccataatccctggctgccattgtataagtgaaatattcttgagtatggcgtgaaacaccaatcaaataaatatgatgatGAAGATAACCACTTCCGTTACCTAATAGTTAGAGCGTCCAGCAAAACCAGGGTCGAGCTCCACAAAGCTATTCTAGGTTTAGCTCATAGTTACTTCTATATCAACACTTGGACCGCTTCAGTAACCTAATTGTTAGAGCGTCGACTGCAAAGTTGGAAGAATTGGGACCAAGTTTGAGTtgggtcaaaccaaagactgTGAAAAATGGTACTAATTGCTGCCTGccttgccaaaaaaaaaaaaaaagactgattagcctggtgtcagtacagtgcgacagggtggggtgtcatgtctggtgtcttcagtataatacttcagtgacggcagcactgtggcggcatggactctccacaagaggacacattatatgtacacacacctagtgATTCCTtatcatcatatgactggaaaaatGATGAAGAGGTCGTCTCCTCTTCTAACTCGGGCCCTCTCTCTCTTAGATGGTTGAGCCGCCAACTCACTATCAAACTTCCAAATTTATACAGTGTATAAATTTTCCTCATGGTGGGCTGATCTGATAAAGTTTGAACATCGAATCACGTGttcagtttattttgtttttatttttgtttacagattAAGCCAAATACATCAAAAGAACCACTCATGACGTGGGAGGTGTTTAAGGCACAAGCAGAAAGCTGGTATACCGCCCAGGGCCTGCCCGACCCCACCCCAGACAAACCTGACCCCAACCCAGACATCAGTGTGGCAGAGGAGACGCCTCAGAAGACCAATAAAGCGGTCACTGAGAATCCATACCTGTCTGAGCCCTCAAATAACAATGTAACAAGTGGTGCTAATACTAAGAGTGAAGCACCTGTGGTTGCTTATACAACTAGAAAGGGGTTGGCAGCCACAGAGACCACCCAACCCGTGGAACCTACTGTTAAAGCCACAGTATCTTCCACCGGTAACAACTTGACAACCCCAGGAGTGGGGGTCTACAACAGTGAGACAGCGGCGGGGGGCAATACAACCATCCAAACTTCCAGTCAGTACTCCTTTGACTACACCAACTACAACCCGCAATTCAGTTTTGTGTACGATGCACAGGGCTATTGCTACATACTGGATAGCTCTGGTCAGTATACTCCATACACTGCTCAGGCCCATGCTATGTACTACAATATGTACAGTGGTCAGTATGGTCAGGCATCAACTGGTCAGTACACAGTTCCAGGCAGTGAGAATTATTCCACACAAACATTTGGGCAGTACGGTACGTGGGGCACAGATGGGAATGCAAACCCCCTAGGCGGTTATGGGCAGACTCCTGGTACCCAGATGCAAACCACAACTGCACAGCCACCAGCCACCCCCCCTACAAAAGGGCGCTGGGACCTAAGTGTGAAAGTGCCGAAAACAATGTCAGAAGCTAAAACTGCCCAAAACTACAGAAACTGCAATGACACTAAAGGGCAGCGTAAGGCGCATAGGCTTTTGTCATCTGGTGTACTGGTTCCGCGGAAGGGGAAATTCATACACTGGCGCGAACCCTTGGCTCCGGTCAATAAAAAGGTTCTGATGTACCTGGAAGACAGGTTGATAAAGCGGCGAAAAGTGGACACATTGGAAGAAATGTACATCTGTAGCGGGATGCCGCTGGCAGAACGGCAAGCATTAGAAAACCTGTGTCTCAAATATGATTTTAAGCTCATCATGCACGGAGCAGACCACAAAATTTCAGTTATTCGCTGGTTCAGTGCCCAAGAAACATTCGCCTGTTTAAAGCGCAACAACAACGTCAGCGGGCGCACAATACTCGTGGCTGAAAAAGGAGTTCCTACTGGGCTAGAATGAATCCGGAActgaaattataattttttttcgtGCCGAATTATCGTTGACGCAGTCTCTGTTGGAGCACATAGGAGTGGATGAAATTTGACAGGGCCTTCGAGGACTGACGGTGAATGTACTAGTTCAGCGTAATGACTcgggaacctctcaccaatgcagtcgctgtgagttcaagtccagctcatgctggcttcctcttgtcgtacataggaaggtctggcagcaacctgatTCTGGGTTCTCCCGCTTTTATCCCAACATATTATGTGTGCCGCAgacgcataagtaaaatattattgagtacggcacagcgtaaaatcacataaataatcatATAGATAAATTTACACAAGTCAGCTGTTAGTAAAGCAATCACAGTCACGCCCCATGTTACCATAGAATACACTCAAGTGTATGTCCCTGACAGGAAACAAGAAAAGTTCAGATTGGGTATTCTTGATGGGACTTTTCCAGCACTTTAATATTTGAATCATTGCTAAAGAAACCCAATAATTGTAGGCATATATAATTGTATCTGTAGCTCTGCATGTACATAGACAAAAATCCATGTTTGTCATCATTAAATTTGTGATTCTTTAATTTTCACTTACCTGTGTAAGTTTTGTAAATGGCTCAACATGGGTGTTCTCTTATTGCAGTGAATGACCTAAATTTTCGCCCTGaattttttgcacattttgcttgattgtgagagttccattgatcttagaaaggtgtcgTACGGGGGAAATATGCAGCTTTTCTCTGGGCTATGCTCagtttttattaatttgttttagtgTTTTTGGTTTTTGATTTCTGTATTAggtacacttttttttttttaaatgagtacacatttgtgtatttcGTACATCATTGTGTGCAAagtacactttttttttatgaggtacacatttgtgtatgtatttctgAATAATTTATAACTTACTTGGATGGGAACAGCTTTTGTGTCAATTGtttgaaggtaaattagtcagtGGATCATGTTGGAtctaatttgtttttcatttagtACAAATTAAGGTTAATTACTAACAACATATTTTCAGCAACATTTGGCGAATCATTAGAACCTTCCCCATGGCTAATCTCTACGTGCAAATTCCAACATTTGTATTTTGAAACTTCTGTGATGTGGTTATTGATAAACcagtcaaatttaaaaacaattcaGCTTACAGATCAGTGTTATCCTTCTCTTGGTTAAAGCTCGTGGCTGGTATGCTGATGATAGCTTAACATGGCTGAGTGGTTGAGGTTCTGGCCTGACACGAGTTCAAACCCCTTCTCCGTCAGAGAATTTTCATGATTCCACTGGGCACTTTGTTGGCTCAGAATGTTAAGGACAAAGAAAGCaataaaatgaagtacataGTAGATGAAACATTGTTCATTGTCAAAGAAAAtagttctatttatttttatagaatttttccaaataagtaaaatgatttcaaaacATCAGATCCGTCTGTAGAGACCCACAGAGTAGTAGTGACCGTGTTTCATCTCTATATTTTGCTTAAAACAGTTCATTTGAAGATCCATTCAGCGAATGTATTCGTTgatttgtatgtgtatgcattttgaatgatgaaggGTTTCCTCcatgaaataagtgaaaaatgtttgagcACGACGTGAAGCGCAAATCAATCAACCGGGATTCCCCTGCTCCCATTGTTGTGAGGGCGTTGGTATCAAGAAGTGATTGACAGTGGTTTCTTGTGagttcttacatgaagttcctggGAAACTGCCTGACTTCAGATGacatacatgcaaatgaggTGGATAAGCTAACCTGTAGGAGAGTTTTAAGTTAGAATTCTTTTATCtttaaaggttaaaaaaaaacaaaaaaaaaaaaagccccagtcatgtgacctgtcaaaattgTGTAGCAACAATTATTGATCATATTTACTAAAACGTGGACGTGTGCAAAAAAGTCACAATTTAGAGATGATAAATGAtgggagaaaattgaggagcagAACgaagtgtcatttgtgcctcagGAATACAGTGAGAGATGAATACAGCagaaaattaatgttaacaCAGGCACCTGATCGAGCAGGATGGTTCTTACCACTAAtaacaaaagagttcaaacttgaaactcccTTATTGCTTGCTAAAAAGTGGTTTACTGcagggtttcctccacctataaaacttgCCTCTATCTTACCagtgaaaaatttttcattatCATGACTATGGCAGAAAACTTGTAGCTCAGTAAGTAAATCATTTGCTAAGACAGTATGTTGGTGACTAATAAAGAGCGAGTGTCCCTGACCCTGATTTTCATGTACCATAGGAACTTTAATTCAATTTTGTTACTTTCTTGGATTGGTATTCAGCATGTAGAGGTTGGTACTCGAAACTTTTCACTTATGTAAGAGCAACttacagtgcagtttatgcttatttttaaattgattttggagacaaaactacattggactACTGCATTGGCAGCCGAGTTTGACCAAAATTGTAAATTGTCAAATTTATGGATGAAGGGAACTGGACAGCTGTTGTGTGTAAAGTtatttattcttgagtacaacatttTATGAATCCTTCAGGACTCCACCTTTGCTCAAGCTCCAAAAGTTTTGGAAGGTTTAACGGAAAAAAGAATTGAGGGAGCAGACACTAAAAAacccaaaaatgaaataaaaacaaaatctgaaaattcaCCGTTTCATTTTGTCTGGTTTTGAGgtttttatgactttttttggtttttttcaaggctttctgatcaAGCAAATATgtcaacaggaaaaattgctgggaCAGTTAAGGGGATTTCCAAGTTTTATTTCTATACCCTCCTCTCACATTGAATAGTGTGATTTATTCttcctgtaaaacaacaatttaaattggtgtgacCCAAGTTCTTGTTATTGAATCCCTGCATGTGAGATTCCACATGACATACACCAGAACACAATCTTACTGGTCAGAAACTGATAAACGGCTGTCTACTGCACCTTCACACCTCTGAAGATCCATGGATAATGagcgatttttttttcacagtgcaTACGAATGAAGAGAAAAGTcttcatgcatatttttatttcatgtcaTAAGCATAATATATATGGCATAATAACCAGTTGCAGTGGCTGAGAGGTTACCATGCTAGCACGGCACAATCACcgtggagcctctcacctacatgtatgtagctgctgtaagttcaagttcagctcatgctggcttccttttcaattgtatgtgggaaggtctgccagcaacctgtggatggttatgggtttttCCCCGGGTTTtacgtggtttcctcccaccataatgctggccaccgttgcatgagtgaaaatattcttgagtacaaggCGTATAATTtcaatcaaaaaagtaaataaataacaaccaAATGTccacaaagaaagaaacaatccttgccctgtgtacatgtagttttatgaaACATTAACACAACTTCTCAATGCACAAATAAACATCAAGAAGTGGACGGATTTTACATCACAGCTTTCATagtatataaacattttcctTGCAAAATTTCTAATAATGAGCAATGCACTTGCATAAAATTTTTCATAACTCTTTTTCACAAAAGATACATGCAGATTACAATGCCAGAAAttgtaaaaaagaaatgttttgagagCTTTGTGGAAGTACAGCCCACATGTATGTTCAGGATTCACAAAGAACACTACTACGGTCACCTGAAGAAGTTGCTAATACCAAGGCCCTTCAGTTTTGGATATggcttgtaggcctacttggtCCATTCTGGAATAATTTGTTGCTATAAATTGTCTCATGGGATAtgctttatttcatttgatttaatgcttacaagtaacattttatcCACATGTTTGGACCTGTTTTCATGCAACAAATTCTGTATCACCAATTGCAACAATgaggcttatacatgtagcaataatTCAATAATAGAAAATGTACTCAGCTAATACATTGTTTCAATTTtgttatattcagattttaagtCCACATGCTCTCAGACAACATGAAAAGTCTATATTTTTTATCTCATCTTCAACTGTGAACCATTTAATCTGTCTGTCTCAAAATGGGCCTCCGGGGCTCAGTTGTTTAGTGCACTAGCACAGCTTAATGaatcaggagcctctcaccaatgctgtcgatgtgagttcaagcccagctcatgctggatataccctaatttttcaaccatcTCTTCAACCGATACATTAAAACACAGTGAAAGACCTATGGGGTCTGGAGAAATAACtcacacagttttatgaagtttgtatcttcagtgacacaaattatttatagagtcattttcaaaacaattgtatgaataaattccTCGGGAATGTGCTAAAACAGTAGTATTGATGGAAGGGAAGTGGTCTCTTGTGAACGTCATTCAAGACTACACAAAGCACCAAAGACTGCGTATTACCACAGGCCCCACAGAACACAGCTTCaatttcccaacaacaacaacatgttaaccAAATCAGCCCAGAAGGGCagtaatttctttttatttgttaggCAGTTGAAGACCTGTTATCCTTgaaatctttttaaattttttaagaaGATCAAATTGATGCCAAAGACTTCACCACATTCACCTTCTGTTAAATCCCTATTATCTTGATGGTTTCCATAAGCATGTCAACACCACCCCTCTATGCAGAATCCAGCAAAACCATGGTGAAGTTCTATAAAGCTATTCTAGGCTTAGCTCATAGTTACAACTATATGAACAGCTGGACCACTTCAGCAGCCTAATAGTTAGAGCGTGTGCCACAACTTAgggtgtcatggctggtgtcttcggcatgatatttcagtggcaacagcactttggcgccatGGCACAGTTAATATTGACATAAAACCCCAGACATACATACAGGCCAAATACATACACGGATATTGCTACCGTCGTTACAATAACCTGCGATGGTTCTGTAAAACTGGACATTATTCTCTCAAACTCTCGATTTCATTCTCAAACAGTAGCTCGTGCCTCAGTATCAGTTTGTCCATGGTCTATGCAGAGTACATCAGTTTGTCCATAGTCCATTAGGAGTACATCAGTTTGTCCACGGTCCATTAACAGTACACAAGCTTGTTCATGGTCAATTAAGAGTTggttatttactttttttcgcTCCTTTCACCTTCTGCAAAGAAACCCAGATGTACCAATAATTAGATCATTTTCTTGCCATCAGCATCATGGTATGTAAGACTGCCAAAAATGTATGTCTGAAATCCACTTACTTCTCttcttttagaatttttttctctgaacgAAAtgcatatttgatatttttcaaaTCTAACCTTGAAACTTTGCTTTTAAGTGATTCTACTTTCATTTTCAACTTTGAAGAAATTCTTTCAGAGTTAACAAGTGTGGTGTGCACCCATGTATACAAATgagctattccaacattaaatgctggacttggggccaaaaaaaaacccaaaacaattTTATAACATTGTTGACACCAAAATGCCATCACCACTTCAGAATGCAGCTGTGCAATGCAGTCCTGTATCAATTCCTCCACACAGTAAAAGTATTGTACCAGCATTGTCTGGTGTTTACTGCCATACCCAAGGATTTAACTTTTACTTTTAACAGTGATCAGGTTTATACttgtaggtggaggaaaccagtgtgcccagaggaaacatcggtgcccagaggaaaccagtgtacacagagGAAACCAATGTATCCAGAGGAAACATGGGTGCCCAAAGGAATCTGGTGTGTGCAGAGGAAACTGGGTGGCCCAGAGGAAACCTGGGTGCCCACAGGAAACTGATGTGCCCcaaggaaactggaatgcccagGAGAAACTGGTGTGCCTATAGGAAGCTGgagtgcccaggggaaactggTGTGCCCATAGGAAGCCGGAGTGCCCAGAAGAAAATGGTATGCCCACAGGAAGCTGGAGTGCCCAGAAGAAAATGGTGTGCCCTTAGGAAGCTGGTGTGCCTGGAGTAAACTACTGTCTTTTGCCTAGCACCTGATAAAACTCCCGACTTGAAGCGTCAAAGAAGACCACCAAGAGTTAGATCTGAACAAACAACATAATTCTTCAATGGTCTGACAGTTGTACCCAGTCACTGCTTACACCATGTTAATCTACACTGTCTTTAAAAACATGGCtgtaaaaacatgaaattttcatcaactgaaataaaaagtgaaaCAAGACAATGCACTGAAATAAAGTTAATGCAGCACATAACATAACAGAACAGAGCATTCAGAATGTTTGAGGCAACTGGAGGGGTGAGCAGGTGGAACCATTTAGATCTTCACCATGGGGATATAGGAAgggaaatgaaaataaatatgtaataatattaCAGACAACATTAATAACATATGCATGAACAATGTTcttttatgtataaaatatacacaatataaaaTGCTATTATTGTACAAaacgaaaataaaaatgttgacacAATGAAGCTAAGCAACCCACTGATTTCACACTTTGACTGATTGCTAGGCTTCAATGTTATTAAGATATAAGTTTGATATTTATGAACATTACACAATTATGATCAAAATTCCAAATATATGCAGGTTTATACAACAGTAGTGCTTGATCAAGCACAGTTTTCAACAGATATGTGTTGTCATGGCAACTATCAGCCACCTTGTAAGGGCAATAACTGCTTCAATTATTTGTTGAAAACTATGTCCAATGTGCTTAAACCATAGA of Liolophura sinensis isolate JHLJ2023 chromosome 13, CUHK_Ljap_v2, whole genome shotgun sequence contains these proteins:
- the LOC135480423 gene encoding uncharacterized protein LOC135480423 — encoded protein: MKRLKATIPLQSLVDRSKLMREKLVTVEDFRNLVGNSKNIKAFCYFVRFTDPSDPTVRVVECQLYVENVFISSAKTKIARCSMLDLSEPVWKRSPEKQDVLNDAYIRAWETFNSKTVNDICTSHRILREGEVPEGTFSYVGHGDGKFSPTNIASLVRMKHPYKPSIRSSLSDLILMSSDDATSFQILRRSCNQSGLLLEMESQLKQFLTTNTIICKLFIAKKFIAQGKGGSKEAAWVDCSNSALEKLKKTKSYIKIKPNTSKEPLMTWEVFKAQAESWYTAQGLPDPTPDKPDPNPDISVAEETPQKTNKAVTENPYLSEPSNNNVTSGANTKSEAPVVAYTTRKGLAATETTQPVEPTVKATVSSTGNNLTTPGVGVYNSETAAGGNTTIQTSSQYSFDYTNYNPQFSFVYDAQGYCYILDSSGQYTPYTAQAHAMYYNMYSGQYGQASTGQYTVPGSENYSTQTFGQYGTWGTDGNANPLGGYGQTPGTQMQTTTAQPPATPPTKGRWDLSVKVPKTMSEAKTAQNYRNCNDTKGQRKAHRLLSSGVLVPRKGKFIHWREPLAPVNKKVLMYLEDRLIKRRKVDTLEEMYICSGMPLAERQALENLCLKYDFKLIMHGADHKISVIRWFSAQETFACLKRNNNVSGRTILVAEKGVPTGLE